In Streptococcus sp. SN-1, a single genomic region encodes these proteins:
- the murT gene encoding lipid II isoglutaminyl synthase subunit MurT, which produces MKLKTTLGLLAGRSSHFILSRLGRGSTLPGKVALQFDKDILQNLAKNYEIVVVTGTNGKTLTTALTVGILKEVYGQVLTNPSGANMITGIATTFLTAKSSKTGKNIAVLEIDEASLSRICDYIQPSLFVITNIFRDQMDRYGEIYTTYKMILDAIRKVPTATVLLNGDSPLFYKPAIPNPVEYFGFDLEKGPAQLAHYNTEGILCPDCQGILKYEHNTYANLGAYICEGCGCKRPDLNYRLTELVELTNNRSRFVIDGQEYGIQIGGLYNIYNALAAVAIARFLGADSQLIKQGFDKSRAVFGRQETFHIGDKECTLVLIKNPVGATQAIEMIKLAPYPFSLSVLLNANYADGIDTSWIWDADFEQITDMDIPEINAGGVRHSEIARRLRVTGYPADKITETSSLEQVLKTIENQDCKHAYILATYTAMLEFRELLASRQIVRKEMN; this is translated from the coding sequence ATGAAATTAAAAACTACTTTGGGCCTTCTTGCTGGGCGTTCTTCCCACTTCATTTTAAGCCGTCTTGGCCGTGGAAGTACGCTTCCAGGAAAAGTCGCCCTTCAATTTGATAAAGATATTTTACAAAACCTAGCTAAGAACTACGAGATTGTCGTGGTCACTGGAACCAACGGAAAAACCCTGACAACTGCCCTCACTGTCGGCATTTTAAAAGAGGTTTATGGTCAGGTTCTTACTAACCCAAGCGGTGCCAACATGATTACAGGGATTGCGACAACCTTCTTAACAGCCAAATCTTCTAAAACTGGGAAAAATATTGCCGTTCTAGAAATCGACGAAGCCAGTCTATCTCGTATCTGTGACTATATCCAGCCAAGCTTATTTGTTATCACTAATATCTTCCGTGACCAGATGGACCGCTATGGTGAGATTTACACAACTTACAAGATGATTTTGGATGCTATTCGTAAGGTACCTACGGCTACTGTTCTCCTAAATGGTGACAGTCCTCTTTTCTACAAGCCAGCTATTCCAAATCCTGTAGAGTATTTTGGTTTTGACTTGGAGAAAGGTCCAGCTCAACTGGCTCACTATAATACCGAAGGGATTCTCTGTCCTGACTGCCAAGGCATCCTCAAATATGAACATAATACCTATGCAAACTTGGGTGCCTATATCTGTGAAGGTTGTGGATGTAAACGTCCTGATCTCAACTATCGCTTGACAGAACTAGTTGAGTTGACCAACAATCGCTCTCGCTTTGTCATAGACGGCCAAGAATACGGTATTCAAATCGGTGGTCTCTACAATATCTACAACGCCCTAGCTGCGGTTGCCATCGCCCGTTTCCTTGGTGCAGATTCACAACTCATCAAGCAGGGATTTGATAAGAGCCGTGCAGTCTTTGGACGCCAGGAAACCTTCCATATCGGTGACAAGGAATGCACCCTCGTCTTAATTAAAAATCCAGTCGGTGCAACCCAAGCTATCGAAATGATTAAACTAGCACCTTATCCATTTAGTCTATCTGTTCTCCTAAATGCCAACTATGCAGATGGAATTGATACCAGCTGGATCTGGGATGCTGATTTTGAACAAATCACTGACATGGACATTCCTGAAATCAACGCTGGCGGTGTTCGCCATTCTGAAATTGCACGTCGTCTCCGAGTGACAGGTTATCCAGCTGATAAAATCACTGAAACAAGTAGTCTGGAGCAAGTTCTTAAGACAATTGAGAACCAAGACTGCAAGCATGCTTATATTCTGGCTACCTATACTGCTATGCTTGAATTCCGCGAACTGCTGGCTAGTCGTCAGATTGTTAGAAAGGAGATGAACTAA
- the gatD gene encoding lipid II isoglutaminyl synthase subunit GatD, with protein sequence MVYTSLSSKDGNYPYQLNIAHLYGNLMNTYGDNGNILMLKYVAEKLGAHVTVDIVSLHDNFDENHYDIAFFGGGQDFEQSIIADDLPAKKKSIDNYIQNDGVVLAICGGFQLLGQYYIEASGKRIEGLGVMGHYTLNQTNNRFIGDIKIHNEDFDETYYGFENHQGRTFLSDDQKPLGQVVYGNGNNEEKVGEGVHYKNVFGSYFHGPILSRNANLAYRLVTTALKKKYGQDIQLPAYEDILSQEIAEEYSDVKSKADFS encoded by the coding sequence ATGGTTTATACTTCACTTTCCTCAAAAGATGGCAATTACCCCTATCAGCTCAACATTGCCCACCTCTACGGAAATCTCATGAATACCTACGGGGACAATGGAAACATCCTCATGCTCAAGTATGTGGCTGAAAAACTGGGAGCCCATGTGACGGTTGACATCGTTTCTCTCCATGATAACTTTGATGAAAATCACTACGACATTGCCTTTTTCGGTGGCGGTCAAGACTTTGAACAAAGTATCATTGCAGACGACCTACCTGCTAAAAAAAAGAGCATTGACAACTACATCCAAAACGACGGTGTGGTTCTGGCTATCTGTGGTGGTTTCCAACTATTGGGGCAATATTATATTGAAGCTTCAGGCAAACGCATCGAAGGGCTAGGGGTTATGGGCCACTACACCCTCAACCAGACTAATAACCGTTTTATCGGTGACATCAAGATTCACAATGAAGATTTCGATGAAACCTACTATGGTTTTGAAAATCATCAGGGCCGTACCTTCCTCTCAGATGACCAAAAACCGCTGGGACAGGTTGTCTATGGAAATGGAAACAACGAAGAAAAAGTCGGCGAAGGGGTTCATTACAAGAATGTCTTTGGTTCCTACTTCCACGGACCTATCCTCTCTCGTAATGCCAATCTGGCTTATCGCCTAGTCACTACCGCCCTCAAGAAGAAATATGGTCAGGACATTCAACTCCCTGCTTATGAGGACATTCTCAGCCAAGAAATCGCTGAAGAATACAGCGACGTCAAAAGCAAGGCTGACTTTTCTTAA
- a CDS encoding M24 family metallopeptidase — protein MSKLQQIVTYLESEKLDVAVVSDPVTINYLTGFYSDPHERQMFLFVLADQEPLLFVPALEVERATSTVSFPVVGYVDSENPWQKMKHALPQLDFKRVAVEFDNLILTKYHGLKIVFETAEFENLTPRIQRMRLIKSADEVQKMMVAGLYADKAVKVGFDNISLDKTETDIIAQIDFAMKREGYEMSFDTMVLTGDNAANPHGIPAANKVENDALLLFDLGVLVNGYASDMTRTVAVGKPDQFKKDIYNLTLEAQQAALDFIKPGVTAHEVDRAAREVIGKAGYGEYFNHRLGHGIGMDVHEFPSIMEGNDMVIEEGMCFSVEPGIYIPGKVGVRIEDCGVVTKDGFDLFTSTSKDLLYFD, from the coding sequence ATGTCTAAATTACAACAAATCGTAACATATCTTGAATCAGAAAAACTAGACGTCGCTGTCGTATCTGACCCCGTCACAATCAATTACCTCACTGGCTTTTACAGTGATCCCCATGAACGTCAAATGTTCCTTTTTGTCCTAGCGGATCAAGAACCCCTCCTCTTTGTCCCAGCCCTTGAAGTTGAGCGTGCTACTAGCACTGTTTCCTTCCCAGTTGTGGGCTATGTGGATTCTGAAAATCCATGGCAAAAAATGAAACATGCTCTTCCACAGCTTGATTTCAAACGTGTCGCTGTTGAGTTTGACAATCTCATCTTGACCAAATATCATGGCTTGAAAATAGTCTTTGAAACTGCTGAATTTGAAAACCTCACTCCTCGTATCCAACGCATGCGCCTCATCAAATCAGCTGATGAAGTGCAAAAAATGATGGTTGCAGGTCTCTATGCGGACAAGGCTGTTAAGGTTGGTTTTGATAATATTTCTCTTGATAAGACAGAGACAGATATTATCGCTCAAATTGACTTTGCTATGAAACGTGAAGGCTATGAAATGAGCTTTGACACCATGGTCTTGACAGGTGATAATGCTGCAAATCCACACGGTATTCCAGCAGCTAATAAGGTTGAAAATGATGCTCTTCTACTCTTTGACCTTGGTGTTCTAGTCAACGGCTATGCGTCAGATATGACTCGTACAGTCGCAGTCGGCAAACCTGACCAATTCAAGAAAGACATTTATAACTTGACTCTTGAAGCCCAACAAGCTGCTCTTGACTTTATCAAACCAGGTGTGACTGCCCATGAAGTGGACCGTGCTGCCCGTGAGGTCATCGGAAAAGCTGGTTACGGCGAGTACTTCAACCACCGTCTTGGTCACGGTATCGGTATGGATGTCCACGAATTCCCATCTATCATGGAAGGAAACGACATGGTCATCGAAGAAGGCATGTGCTTCTCTGTTGAACCAGGTATCTATATCCCTGGTAAAGTCGGTGTTCGTATTGAAGACTGCGGTGTTGTTACCAAGGATGGCTTCGACCTCTTTACAAGCACCAGCAAAGACTTGCTTTATTTTGATTAA
- a CDS encoding ECF transporter S component produces the protein MKQTKTTKIALVSLLTALSVVLGYFLKIPTPTGILTLLDAGVFFAAFYFGSREGAVVGGLAGFLIDLLSGYPQWMLFSLVNHGLQGFFAGFKGKTQWLGLILATIAMVGGYALGSTLMNGWASALPEILPNFMQNIVGMIVGFIISQSIKKIK, from the coding sequence ATGAAGCAAACCAAAACAACTAAAATCGCCCTTGTATCCCTATTAACCGCCCTCTCTGTGGTTCTAGGTTATTTCTTAAAAATTCCAACACCGACAGGCATTCTAACTCTTTTAGATGCGGGTGTCTTCTTCGCGGCCTTCTACTTTGGTAGTCGTGAAGGGGCTGTAGTCGGAGGACTAGCAGGTTTCTTGATTGACCTCTTATCAGGCTATCCTCAGTGGATGTTATTTAGCTTGGTCAATCATGGCTTGCAGGGATTTTTCGCAGGATTTAAAGGAAAAACTCAGTGGTTAGGCCTTATCTTAGCAACGATTGCCATGGTAGGGGGTTACGCCTTGGGTTCTACTTTGATGAATGGCTGGGCATCAGCCCTACCAGAAATTCTACCAAATTTCATGCAAAATATAGTAGGGATGATTGTAGGATTTATTATTAGTCAAAGTATCAAGAAGATTAAGTAA
- a CDS encoding bifunctional hydroxymethylpyrimidine kinase/phosphomethylpyrimidine kinase — translation MKNNRILALSGNDIFSGGGLSADLATYTLNGLHGFVAVTCLTALTEKGFEVFPTDDTIFQHELDSLRDVEFAGIKIGLLPTVSVAEKALDFIKQRPGVPVVLDPVLVCKETHDVAVSELCQELIRFFPHVSVITPNLPEAELLADQEIKTLEDMKTAAQKLHDLGAPAVIIKGGNRLSQDKAVDVFYDGQTFTVLENPVIQGQNAGAGCTFASSIASHLVKGDELLPAVESSKAFVYRAIAQADQYGVRQYEANQNN, via the coding sequence ATGAAGAATAATCGTATTTTAGCACTTTCAGGAAATGATATTTTTAGTGGTGGTGGTTTGTCCGCTGATTTGGCTACCTATACCTTGAACGGCTTGCATGGCTTTGTAGCAGTGACTTGTTTGACAGCCTTGACAGAAAAAGGATTTGAAGTCTTTCCAACTGACGATACCATTTTTCAACATGAATTAGATAGCTTGCGTGATGTGGAATTTGCAGGTATTAAGATTGGTCTTCTACCAACTGTCAGTGTAGCTGAGAAGGCATTGGACTTTATCAAACAACGCCCAGGAGTGCCTGTGGTTCTGGACCCTGTCTTGGTCTGCAAGGAAACACACGACGTAGCAGTTAGTGAACTCTGCCAAGAGTTGATTCGCTTTTTCCCTCATGTCAGTGTGATTACGCCTAATCTTCCTGAAGCAGAATTACTAGCAGATCAAGAGATTAAAACCCTTGAAGATATGAAAACTGCAGCACAGAAATTGCATGACTTAGGAGCGCCAGCAGTCATTATCAAGGGAGGCAATCGTCTTAGTCAGGACAAGGCTGTAGATGTCTTTTATGATGGACAGACCTTTACAGTGTTGGAAAATCCTGTTATCCAAGGGCAAAATGCTGGCGCAGGTTGTACTTTTGCCTCAAGCATTGCCAGTCACTTGGTTAAAGGTGATGAACTTTTACCAGCAGTAGAAAGCTCTAAGGCTTTCGTTTATCGTGCTATTGCACAAGCAGATCAGTATGGAGTAAGACAATATGAAGCAAACCAAAACAACTAA
- the truA gene encoding tRNA pseudouridine(38-40) synthase TruA, with protein sequence MTRYKATISYDGYAFAGFQRQPHARSVQEEIEKTLTRLNKGQAITVHGAGRTDSGVHALGQVIHFDLPYQMDEEKLRFALDTQSPEDIDVISIELVADDFHCRYAKHSKTYEFIVDRGRPKNPMRRHYATHFPYPLDVERMQEAVKKLEGTHDFTGFTASGTSVEDKVRTITEASLTVDETGQFLIFTFSGNGFLYKQIRNMVGTLLKIGNNRMPVEQIDLILEKKDRQLAGPTAAPNGLYLKEIRYEE encoded by the coding sequence ATGACAAGATACAAAGCAACTATTTCCTATGATGGTTACGCCTTCGCTGGTTTTCAGCGCCAGCCTCATGCGCGTAGCGTTCAGGAGGAAATTGAAAAAACCTTGACTAGATTGAATAAGGGGCAAGCTATTACTGTTCACGGTGCTGGTAGGACAGATAGTGGGGTTCATGCCCTGGGACAGGTGATTCATTTTGACTTGCCCTATCAGATGGATGAGGAGAAGCTCCGTTTTGCTCTGGACACCCAGTCCCCTGAAGATATTGATGTGATTTCGATTGAGCTTGTGGCAGATGATTTTCATTGCCGTTATGCCAAACATAGCAAGACCTATGAGTTTATCGTAGATAGGGGCCGTCCTAAAAATCCTATGCGACGTCACTATGCCACTCACTTTCCTTATCCGCTTGATGTGGAACGGATGCAGGAGGCTGTCAAAAAGCTAGAGGGGACCCATGATTTTACCGGTTTTACAGCCTCTGGGACTAGTGTAGAAGATAAGGTTCGCACCATTACAGAAGCTAGTTTAACAGTCGATGAGACAGGTCAGTTTTTGATTTTTACCTTTTCAGGAAATGGTTTCTTGTATAAGCAGATTCGTAATATGGTGGGGACACTGCTCAAAATCGGAAATAATCGAATGCCAGTAGAGCAGATTGACCTGATCTTGGAGAAAAAGGACAGGCAACTTGCAGGTCCCACTGCAGCACCAAATGGTTTATATTTAAAGGAGATTCGTTATGAAGAATAA
- a CDS encoding MFS transporter encodes MKQFLERASILALSLVLITSFSISSALPAMFDYYQGYPKEQIELLASLPSFGIMMMLLLNGFLEKIFPERLQISLGLLILSLSGTAPFWYQAYPFVFGTRILFGLGVGMINAKAISIISERYQGKTRIQMLGLRGSAEVVGASLITLAVGQLLVFGWTATFLAYSAGFLVLILYLFFVPYGKSKKEVKKKAKEASRLTREMKGLIFILAIEAAVVVCTNTAITIRIPSLMVERGLGDAQLSSFVLSVMQLIGIVAGVSFSFLISIFKEKLLLWSGITFGLGQIVIALSPSLWVVVAGSILAGFAYSVALTTVFQLVSERIPAKLLNQATSFAVLGCSFGAFTTPFVLGAIGLLTQNGMLVFAILGFWLIAISIFVMYLLQKRA; translated from the coding sequence ATGAAACAATTTTTAGAACGGGCCAGTATTTTGGCTCTCTCCCTCGTTTTGATTACGTCCTTTTCCATCTCGAGTGCCCTGCCAGCTATGTTTGACTATTATCAAGGTTATCCTAAGGAACAAATTGAGCTCTTGGCGAGCTTGCCATCCTTTGGAATCATGATGATGTTACTACTAAATGGTTTCTTAGAAAAGATATTTCCTGAGCGCTTACAGATTAGTTTGGGATTGCTGATTTTATCACTGAGTGGAACAGCACCATTTTGGTATCAAGCCTATCCCTTTGTCTTTGGAACACGGATTCTTTTCGGTTTGGGTGTTGGGATGATTAATGCCAAGGCCATTTCCATTATCAGTGAACGCTATCAAGGAAAAACGCGAATTCAGATGTTAGGGTTACGCGGTTCTGCAGAGGTCGTTGGGGCCTCTCTCATCACCTTGGCAGTCGGCCAGTTATTGGTCTTTGGTTGGACAGCTACCTTCTTAGCCTATAGTGCTGGATTTTTGGTGCTGATCCTTTATCTGTTCTTTGTCCCTTATGGAAAATCAAAGAAAGAAGTTAAGAAAAAAGCGAAGGAAGCAAGTCGTTTAACTCGAGAAATGAAAGGCTTGATTTTTATCCTAGCTATTGAAGCAGCGGTTGTAGTTTGTACCAATACGGCTATTACTATCCGTATTCCAAGTTTGATGGTGGAAAGAGGACTTGGGGATGCCCAGTTATCTAGTTTTGTTCTTAGTGTCATGCAGTTAATCGGGATTGTGGCTGGGGTGAGTTTTTCTTTCTTGATTTCTATCTTTAAAGAAAAGCTGCTTCTATGGTCGGGTATTACCTTTGGCTTAGGGCAAATCGTGATTGCCCTGTCTCCATCCTTGTGGGTAGTAGTAGCAGGAAGTATTCTTGCTGGTTTTGCCTACAGTGTGGCCTTGACGACAGTCTTTCAACTTGTCTCTGAACGAATTCCAGCTAAACTCCTCAATCAAGCAACTTCCTTTGCTGTATTAGGCTGTAGTTTTGGAGCCTTTACGACCCCATTTGTTCTAGGTGCAATCGGCTTACTAACACAAAATGGGATGTTGGTCTTTGCTATCTTAGGATTTTGGTTGATTGCAATCTCTATCTTTGTCATGTACCTACTTCAAAAGAGAGCTTAG
- a CDS encoding Pr6Pr family membrane protein, translating to MSKHYKLVFYSRIFLFLAAFTGVYLEIAKHGGFGMLLYYTVLSNLLVAIFTLYLLKVMSRLGENWQRSSLLRLKGGVTMSIMITCVIYHFLLAPIATNFYTLENFLCHYIVPLWFLADTLFFDKQGQYKIWDPVVWTILPLLYMIFALFNGLVLRLDVPNSKVSPFPYFFLNVNKGWDVVFKWCLIIFVAYMVAGFIFYFIKQIKRKSS from the coding sequence ATGTCAAAACACTATAAACTTGTATTTTATAGCCGTATCTTCTTGTTTCTAGCGGCTTTTACGGGAGTTTATCTTGAAATCGCCAAGCATGGTGGATTTGGGATGCTGCTCTATTATACGGTTCTGTCCAACCTCTTAGTCGCGATTTTTACGCTCTATCTCCTAAAGGTTATGAGCCGTTTAGGTGAAAACTGGCAAAGATCAAGTCTCTTGCGCTTAAAAGGTGGGGTCACCATGAGTATCATGATTACCTGTGTGATTTACCATTTCCTCTTAGCGCCCATTGCGACTAATTTCTATACTCTAGAAAATTTCCTTTGCCACTATATCGTTCCCCTTTGGTTTTTAGCAGATACCCTCTTTTTTGACAAACAGGGTCAATATAAGATTTGGGATCCAGTTGTGTGGACGATTTTACCCTTGCTGTATATGATTTTTGCTCTTTTTAATGGCTTGGTATTGAGACTTGATGTTCCTAATTCTAAGGTCAGTCCCTTCCCTTACTTCTTTTTGAATGTAAACAAGGGTTGGGATGTCGTGTTCAAGTGGTGTCTGATTATTTTTGTTGCCTATATGGTGGCAGGATTTATCTTCTACTTTATCAAGCAAATCAAGAGAAAGTCATCCTAA
- a CDS encoding zinc ribbon domain-containing protein YjdM — translation MNNLPNCPKCNSEYVYEDGALLVCPECAHEWNPAEVAEVEEGIVAIDANGNKLADGDTVTLIKDLKVKGAPKDLKQGTRVKNIRIVEGDHNIDCKIDGFGAMKLKSEFVKKI, via the coding sequence ATGAATAACTTACCAAATTGCCCAAAATGTAACTCAGAGTATGTCTACGAAGACGGTGCCCTACTGGTTTGCCCAGAGTGTGCTCATGAGTGGAATCCTGCTGAAGTTGCAGAAGTAGAAGAGGGCATTGTCGCTATCGATGCCAACGGAAATAAATTGGCTGATGGTGATACAGTAACCCTCATCAAGGACTTGAAAGTAAAAGGTGCGCCAAAAGATTTGAAACAAGGGACGCGCGTGAAGAATATCCGCATCGTAGAAGGCGACCACAATATCGACTGTAAAATTGATGGCTTTGGTGCCATGAAACTCAAATCAGAGTTTGTGAAGAAAATTTAA
- the cmk gene encoding (d)CMP kinase encodes MKTIQIAIDGPASSGKSTVAKIIAKDFGYTYLDTGAMYRAATYMALKNQLGVEQVEALLALLDQHPISFGRSETGEQLVFVGDVDITHPIRENEVTNHVSAIAAIPEVREKLVSLQQEIAQQGGIVMDGRDIGTVVLPQAELKIFLVASVDERAERRYKENIAKGIETDLETLKEEIAARDYKDSHRETSPLKQAEDAVYLDTTGLNIQEVVAKIKAEAEKRM; translated from the coding sequence ATGAAAACAATTCAAATTGCTATTGACGGCCCTGCTTCAAGTGGTAAGAGTACGGTCGCAAAGATTATTGCTAAAGACTTTGGATACACCTACCTAGATACAGGTGCTATGTATCGTGCTGCGACTTATATGGCTCTTAAGAACCAATTAGGAGTTGAACAAGTCGAAGCACTTTTAGCCTTGTTGGACCAGCATCCAATCAGTTTTGGGCGCTCAGAAACTGGAGAACAGCTTGTCTTTGTAGGAGATGTGGATATTACCCATCCTATCCGTGAAAATGAAGTGACCAATCATGTTTCTGCCATTGCGGCAATTCCTGAAGTACGTGAGAAACTAGTTTCTCTCCAACAAGAAATCGCCCAGCAAGGTGGTATTGTCATGGATGGTCGCGATATTGGAACGGTTGTATTGCCACAAGCAGAATTAAAAATTTTCCTAGTGGCTTCAGTCGATGAGAGAGCAGAGCGCCGTTACAAGGAAAATATTGCCAAGGGAATTGAAACAGACCTTGAAACCCTAAAAGAGGAAATTGCTGCGCGTGACTACAAGGATAGTCATCGTGAGACTTCACCTCTCAAACAAGCAGAGGATGCTGTCTACCTTGATACAACTGGTTTGAACATTCAAGAAGTAGTTGCAAAAATCAAAGCAGAAGCTGAAAAAAGAATGTAA
- a CDS encoding SAG1386/EF1546 family surface-associated protein, producing the protein MAKEPWQEDIYENQEETRAGRRSRSQGGGVIANRILTILASIFFVIVVVMIIVLIYLSSGGSNRTAALKDFHDSDANVVQISSSSSSEQASSSSEEKVEESSSSSEHPTDPEGTTKVLAGEGEAAIAARAGISIAQLEALNPGHMATGSWFANPGDVVKIK; encoded by the coding sequence ATGGCAAAAGAACCGTGGCAAGAAGATATTTATGAAAATCAAGAAGAAACAAGAGCAGGCCGTCGTTCGCGATCACAGGGTGGTGGAGTTATAGCGAATCGTATCTTGACTATTTTAGCAAGTATTTTCTTTGTGATTGTAGTCGTGATGATTATTGTTCTCATCTATCTTTCATCAGGTGGGAGTAATCGCACGGCAGCCTTGAAAGATTTTCACGATTCTGATGCAAATGTAGTACAGATTTCATCTTCTAGTAGTTCAGAGCAGGCATCTTCTAGTTCGGAGGAAAAGGTAGAAGAGTCATCTAGTAGTTCAGAACATCCAACTGATCCAGAAGGGACGACAAAAGTCTTAGCTGGAGAAGGAGAAGCAGCCATTGCCGCTCGCGCTGGGATTTCGATTGCGCAGTTAGAGGCTTTGAATCCTGGGCACATGGCTACAGGATCTTGGTTTGCTAATCCAGGTGATGTTGTTAAAATCAAATAG
- a CDS encoding ferredoxin: protein MKITLIPERCIACGLCQTYSDLFDYHDNGIVRFYDDPDQLEKEISPSQDVLEAVKNCPTRALIGNQEA from the coding sequence ATGAAAATCACACTTATACCTGAACGATGTATCGCCTGTGGGCTTTGCCAAACTTATTCTGATTTATTTGATTACCACGATAATGGAATCGTGCGTTTTTACGATGACCCTGACCAACTGGAAAAAGAAATTTCTCCTAGTCAGGATGTCTTAGAGGCTGTTAAAAATTGCCCAACTCGCGCCCTGATTGGAAACCAGGAAGCCTAA
- a CDS encoding glycosyltransferase family 2 protein, which yields MVMSIIVPCLNEEEVLPLFYQALEALLPDLETEIEYVFVDDGSSDGTLELLKTYREQNSAVHYLSFSRNFGKEAALYAGLQYAIGDLVVVMDADLQDPPSMLLEMKNLLDQNADLDCVGTRRTSREGEPFFRSFCANLFYRLMQKISPVALPSGVRDFRMMRRSVVDAILALTESNRFSKGLFAWVGFKTYYLDYPNVERQAGKTSWSFRQLFFYSIEGIVNFSDFPLIIAFAAGLLSCFISLLMTFFVVVRTLILGNPTSGWTSLMAVILFLGGIQLLTIGILGKYISKIYLETKKRPLYLIKEKSDLPDFTEKNKVKRL from the coding sequence ATGGTGATGTCAATCATTGTCCCCTGTTTAAACGAAGAGGAAGTACTTCCTCTTTTTTATCAGGCTCTGGAAGCTTTACTTCCAGATTTGGAAACAGAAATCGAGTATGTCTTTGTCGACGATGGATCAAGTGATGGGACTTTGGAACTCTTAAAGACCTATCGGGAGCAAAATTCGGCAGTGCATTATCTTTCTTTCTCACGAAATTTTGGCAAAGAAGCAGCTCTGTATGCAGGCTTACAATATGCGATAGGAGATCTGGTGGTGGTAATGGATGCAGACCTCCAGGATCCTCCTAGTATGTTGCTTGAGATGAAAAACTTACTAGACCAAAATGCAGATTTGGACTGCGTAGGAACACGGAGAACCAGTCGGGAGGGAGAACCCTTCTTTCGTAGTTTCTGTGCTAATCTCTTTTACCGCCTTATGCAAAAAATCAGTCCAGTAGCCTTGCCCTCAGGTGTCCGTGATTTTCGCATGATGAGACGGTCTGTGGTCGATGCCATTTTAGCTTTGACCGAGTCCAATCGTTTTTCTAAGGGACTCTTCGCATGGGTCGGTTTCAAAACCTACTATTTGGACTATCCAAATGTCGAAAGGCAGGCTGGCAAGACCAGTTGGAGTTTTAGGCAACTCTTTTTCTACTCCATTGAAGGGATTGTTAATTTTTCAGATTTTCCCTTGATTATAGCCTTTGCGGCTGGTCTACTATCTTGTTTTATTTCTCTGCTTATGACCTTTTTTGTTGTGGTTCGGACCCTCATTTTGGGCAATCCGACATCAGGTTGGACCTCTCTGATGGCTGTTATTCTCTTTCTTGGGGGAATCCAACTCTTGACAATTGGGATTCTGGGCAAGTACATCAGTAAGATTTATCTAGAGACTAAAAAAAGACCACTTTATCTTATCAAAGAAAAAAGCGACCTTCCTGATTTTACAGAAAAAAATAAAGTGAAAAGACTATAA